In Natrinema versiforme, the following are encoded in one genomic region:
- a CDS encoding methyltransferase domain-containing protein, with amino-acid sequence MKLLDNKKRARIFYKYLSKVYDHVNKVNWNDEMRSEALEWLDFGDNDKALDVGCGTGFGTAGLLDHAEDVYALDQSIHQMEKAFEKFGKHDQVNFHRGDAERLPFADNTFDIVWSSGSIEYWPHPVQGLKEIRRVTKPGGQVLVIGPDYPSNPILKRVADAIMLFYDTDKADQMFTQAGYTTFQHHIQQATSRSPRAITTVARVPAEKRQTDESITASP; translated from the coding sequence ATGAAACTCTTAGATAATAAGAAGAGAGCTCGAATCTTCTATAAGTACCTCTCGAAAGTATACGATCACGTGAATAAGGTGAATTGGAACGACGAGATGCGTTCGGAAGCGCTCGAGTGGCTAGACTTTGGTGACAACGATAAAGCACTCGATGTCGGATGTGGAACTGGTTTTGGCACTGCTGGATTACTGGACCATGCCGAAGACGTCTATGCGCTTGACCAAAGCATCCACCAGATGGAGAAAGCTTTTGAGAAGTTCGGAAAGCATGACCAAGTGAACTTCCACAGGGGCGACGCTGAACGGCTTCCCTTCGCGGACAACACCTTTGATATCGTCTGGTCTTCTGGATCGATCGAATACTGGCCACACCCAGTGCAAGGTCTCAAAGAAATACGCCGCGTGACGAAACCAGGCGGGCAGGTGCTTGTCATCGGGCCAGACTATCCGTCCAATCCGATCTTGAAACGTGTTGCTGACGCTATTATGCTGTTTTATGATACGGACAAAGCCGACCAAATGTTCACCCAGGCCGGCTATACAACGTTCCAACACCATATTCAGCAAGCTACATCTCGAAGCCCTCGCGCGATCACGACCGTTGCACGTGTGCCTGCTGAAAAGAGACAAACCGACGAGTCCATCACTGCCTCGCCATAA
- a CDS encoding sugar-specific transcriptional regulator TrmB produces the protein MANTEPPDDPPSFEDAFRDDDVEQRICGTILQTREPATASAIAEQAECDPKTARKYLGWFSDLGIVTRHDGHPTTYERNDAYFQWRRINQLAAEHTIDELQEHVRTLTTRITEYEKTYDATTPAAVDAVNAAETSDERTIDDVYSDLADWATARDERKRYERARQQRAGAETDHASG, from the coding sequence ATAGCCAATACAGAGCCTCCAGATGATCCCCCATCCTTTGAGGATGCGTTTCGTGACGATGACGTTGAACAGCGCATCTGTGGAACAATTCTTCAGACTCGCGAGCCTGCAACAGCGAGCGCTATCGCAGAGCAAGCCGAGTGCGACCCAAAGACAGCTCGAAAATATCTAGGCTGGTTCAGCGACCTCGGAATCGTCACGCGCCACGATGGCCATCCGACGACCTACGAGCGCAATGATGCATATTTCCAGTGGCGGCGCATCAACCAACTTGCTGCCGAGCACACCATCGACGAACTCCAAGAGCACGTCCGTACCCTTACGACACGGATTACCGAGTACGAAAAAACGTACGATGCCACAACGCCGGCAGCCGTCGACGCCGTCAATGCTGCAGAGACGAGCGACGAACGAACAATCGATGATGTGTATAGCGACCTTGCCGACTGGGCGACCGCTCGAGATGAGCGCAAGCGCTACGAACGCGCCCGTCAGCAACGTGCTGGCGCTGAGACCGACCACGCTTCCGGGTAA
- a CDS encoding sodium-dependent transporter: MVRESWASRAGFILAAVGSAIGLGNIWRFPWMTAENGGSAFLLLYLLIVLVVGVPGLLAAFVIGRRSNRNPVGAFKSLAGSRFWTAFGVLCVVTSIMLMSFYSVVGGWILRYFLESATGTYFADPETHFAAISYGAEAFGYQLAVLAATSLIVAAGIRRGIEATTKVMIPGVVVLLGALAIWAAQQPGAARGYEFYLEFDGAYLAENFLSVLGAAAGQALFTLSIGSGTMITYASYVEDDRSLPLDASAIAVFNLGIGILAGLVVFPLLFSFASGPTEGGPGALFIGIAGAFASLPGGRLLGAAFFLVVLLAALTSLISMLEIPVSLLVDEFDLERSTATGGLFALIALTGGVNAFSPAVFTLFADHLVDLLLVLGLTGFMVYTAWVLGPAAIEEYLNGAGPLSTSLVIPWRYAIGTVFPAFLLFTFYADVTALLGLSTGTGALLVAALLTVMALVLVARHTVSESRPQPSESSD; encoded by the coding sequence ATGGTACGTGAGAGTTGGGCGAGTCGCGCCGGATTCATCTTGGCCGCGGTCGGAAGCGCGATCGGACTGGGGAACATCTGGCGATTTCCCTGGATGACCGCGGAGAACGGCGGGAGTGCCTTTCTGCTGTTGTATCTGCTTATCGTCCTCGTCGTCGGGGTGCCGGGATTGCTGGCCGCATTCGTGATCGGGCGACGGTCGAATCGGAACCCAGTGGGGGCGTTCAAATCGCTCGCCGGATCGCGTTTCTGGACGGCGTTTGGCGTGCTCTGTGTCGTCACCTCGATCATGCTGATGTCGTTCTACAGCGTCGTCGGCGGATGGATCCTCCGGTACTTCCTCGAGAGCGCGACGGGTACCTATTTCGCGGATCCCGAAACCCACTTCGCGGCGATCAGCTACGGTGCCGAAGCGTTCGGCTACCAACTCGCCGTCCTCGCGGCCACGTCTCTGATCGTCGCCGCGGGGATCAGACGCGGCATCGAGGCGACGACGAAGGTGATGATTCCCGGTGTCGTCGTGTTGCTCGGCGCACTCGCGATCTGGGCGGCCCAACAACCTGGCGCCGCACGGGGATACGAGTTCTACCTCGAATTCGACGGTGCGTACCTCGCGGAGAACTTCCTCTCGGTACTGGGAGCGGCCGCCGGCCAGGCGCTGTTCACCCTCTCGATCGGAAGCGGGACGATGATCACCTACGCCTCCTACGTCGAGGACGACCGCTCGCTGCCCCTCGACGCCTCGGCTATCGCTGTGTTCAATCTCGGTATCGGCATTCTGGCCGGACTCGTGGTGTTTCCGTTGCTGTTCTCGTTCGCGTCGGGCCCGACTGAGGGCGGCCCCGGTGCCCTATTCATCGGGATCGCCGGCGCGTTCGCGAGCCTACCCGGCGGGCGACTTCTCGGCGCGGCCTTCTTCCTCGTCGTTCTCCTCGCAGCCCTGACGAGTCTAATCAGCATGCTCGAGATTCCGGTCTCGCTGCTGGTCGACGAGTTCGACCTCGAGCGCTCGACGGCGACCGGGGGTCTCTTCGCGCTGATCGCGCTCACCGGCGGCGTGAACGCGTTCAGCCCCGCGGTGTTTACGCTGTTCGCGGACCACCTCGTCGATCTCCTTTTGGTGCTTGGGCTGACCGGGTTCATGGTGTACACGGCCTGGGTCCTCGGTCCGGCCGCGATCGAGGAGTACCTCAACGGCGCGGGACCGCTCTCGACCTCGCTGGTGATCCCGTGGCGGTACGCCATCGGGACCGTCTTCCCGGCGTTCCTCCTCTTTACGTTCTATGCCGACGTCACGGCCCTGCTCGGACTCTCCACGGGAACGGGAGCGTTATTGGTCGCGGCGCTGCTGACGGTGATGGCGCTCGTCTTAGTGGCCCGCCATACCGTCTCTGAAAGCCGACCGCAACCGAGCGAGAGTTCGGACTGA
- a CDS encoding hydroxyacid-oxoacid transhydrogenase — MYEPDTVWDFAIADQIKFGLGSTAELGDELEARDVERLLVITDEQLREQGIVDDATESVPETVDVTTFDGVESDPAIDVYESALEAAADSDPDGVVGIGGGSSLDVAKMTGALAGTDRDILEYVAPPVGGGRPVPDSEIPVFAVPTTAGTGSESSPAAVVSLPDRELKVGISSRHIYPDLAIVDPLLTVSLPPAITASSGMDALTHAIEAYTTRRFDTKETPAHAGDRADYGGRTQLTDLYAEKAIDLISGSLRQAVNNGSDLEARRDMALGSLLAGIAFTNAGLGATHAMAYPVAGENHTPHGVTVAALLPSVMRYNSSTAFSRYATIADLMGERVEDVSDREAADRAAAAVEALSADIGIPSGLAELGVEEDDLPRLAEKTEEIQRLLVGNPRRVTTEDLESIFENAL, encoded by the coding sequence ATGTACGAACCAGATACGGTGTGGGATTTCGCTATTGCGGACCAGATCAAGTTCGGACTCGGATCGACCGCCGAGTTGGGGGACGAACTCGAGGCCCGCGATGTCGAGCGACTCCTCGTGATCACGGACGAACAACTCCGCGAACAGGGGATCGTCGACGACGCCACCGAGTCGGTTCCCGAGACCGTCGACGTGACGACGTTCGACGGCGTCGAGTCGGATCCGGCCATCGATGTCTACGAGTCGGCGCTCGAGGCCGCCGCCGACAGCGACCCCGACGGCGTCGTCGGCATCGGCGGCGGGAGTTCGCTGGATGTAGCGAAGATGACCGGCGCGCTCGCCGGGACGGACCGAGACATCCTCGAGTACGTCGCGCCGCCGGTCGGCGGCGGCCGACCGGTTCCCGACTCCGAGATCCCCGTCTTCGCCGTTCCGACGACCGCCGGAACCGGCTCCGAGAGTTCGCCCGCGGCGGTCGTCTCGCTTCCAGACCGGGAACTCAAGGTCGGCATCTCGAGTCGCCACATCTATCCGGATCTGGCGATCGTCGATCCGTTACTGACGGTGTCGCTGCCGCCGGCGATCACCGCCTCCTCCGGGATGGACGCGCTCACGCACGCAATCGAGGCGTATACGACCCGGCGATTCGATACGAAAGAAACACCGGCTCACGCTGGCGACCGTGCCGATTACGGCGGCCGAACCCAGCTCACCGACCTCTACGCCGAGAAGGCGATCGATCTCATCAGCGGGAGCCTCCGTCAGGCAGTGAACAACGGCTCCGACCTCGAGGCGCGCCGGGACATGGCGCTGGGCAGTCTCCTCGCCGGCATCGCGTTCACCAACGCCGGGCTGGGCGCGACCCACGCGATGGCCTACCCGGTCGCCGGCGAGAACCACACGCCCCACGGCGTCACCGTCGCGGCACTGCTCCCCTCGGTCATGCGGTACAATTCGTCAACGGCGTTCAGCCGCTACGCAACCATCGCCGACCTCATGGGCGAGCGCGTCGAGGATGTCAGCGACCGCGAGGCCGCCGACCGCGCCGCCGCAGCGGTCGAAGCGCTGTCGGCCGATATCGGCATCCCCTCAGGGCTCGCCGAACTCGGTGTCGAAGAGGACGACCTCCCGCGGTTGGCCGAGAAGACCGAGGAGATCCAGCGACTGCTGGTCGGCAACCCTCGACGCGTCACGACCGAAGACCTCGAGTCGATCTTCGAAAACGCGCTGTGA
- a CDS encoding IclR family transcriptional regulator, which yields MSDNPSRTVKSANNLFGVLEAVHELEGAGATEVADHLGIAKSTAHDHLTTLVEHEFLIKEDSTYRVGLKCLNYGIQAKNRLELANVAKPSLEQMAEETGEIVWLTVEEYGKGVFIEKAMGDRAVQPYGEIGRRVPLHDIAAGKAILAHLSESRVREIVEKYPLPERTENTITDIEELLAELETIRERGYALNDNETFDGFRAVASPIIVGEDLLGSIVVSGPKNRFRGERFRTELPEIVTGTANAIELSLADY from the coding sequence ATGTCGGACAACCCGAGTCGGACCGTCAAGTCGGCGAACAACCTATTCGGTGTCCTCGAGGCCGTCCACGAACTTGAGGGGGCCGGCGCGACCGAGGTCGCCGACCACCTCGGGATCGCCAAGAGTACGGCCCACGATCACCTGACGACACTGGTCGAACACGAGTTCCTCATCAAGGAGGACTCGACGTACCGGGTCGGCCTCAAGTGTCTCAACTACGGGATCCAGGCCAAGAACCGACTCGAGTTGGCGAACGTCGCGAAACCCTCCCTCGAACAGATGGCCGAGGAGACGGGCGAAATCGTCTGGCTGACCGTCGAGGAGTACGGGAAGGGCGTCTTCATCGAGAAGGCGATGGGCGACCGCGCGGTCCAGCCGTACGGCGAGATCGGTCGACGCGTACCGCTCCACGACATCGCCGCGGGAAAGGCAATCCTCGCCCACCTTTCGGAATCTCGCGTCAGGGAGATCGTCGAGAAGTATCCACTCCCCGAGCGGACGGAAAACACCATCACGGATATCGAGGAACTGCTGGCGGAACTCGAGACGATCCGCGAGCGCGGATACGCGCTCAACGATAACGAGACGTTCGATGGGTTCCGCGCCGTCGCGAGTCCGATCATCGTCGGGGAAGACCTCCTCGGCTCGATCGTCGTCTCTGGGCCGAAGAACCGATTTCGGGGCGAACGGTTCCGGACCGAACTGCCGGAGATCGTCACGGGGACGGCCAATGCGATCGAGCTAAGTCTGGCAGACTACTGA